In Stomoxys calcitrans chromosome 2, idStoCalc2.1, whole genome shotgun sequence, the following proteins share a genomic window:
- the LOC106095816 gene encoding carotenoid isomerooxygenase isoform X1: MDFLIVSMLVAIVTVVLKLRTTYLLFQRKPRIKVKYDPKQHDPQANVIDGSGRCYPNCDSTVWLRSCEKEITEPLEGHVIGTIPVWLNGSLLRNGPGSWKVGDMTFQHLFDCSALLHRFAIHNGSVTYQNRFVQTETLKKNNAAQRIVVTEFGTAAVPDPCHSIFDRVSAMFRPESASDNSMISIYPIGDELYTFAETPFVHRINPRTLATEARICVSDYTGVIHHTSHPHVLSNGTVYNLGLGSTKSGPVYQIICFPHGEDMFENAYVKAQIPCRWKLNPGYMHTFGLTENYFVIVEQPLSVSLSEYIKTQVFNQNMSACLKWFDDKPCYFYLVDRQTGELAHKFQSNTFFYMHIINQYEQDDHVVIDICCYKNPEMINSMYLESIMNMQSNPNYAAEFRGRPLRFVLPLTTLQNENGYLGRRQRLMKSMTLSAISARLQQPKLKRSQSDYEDVTFIENNTNATTDDFNFTAKNDKYKPFANLVTLGNTKAEAYQLGGGPIFVHPELLCDLGCETPRINYDRYLAKPYQYFYAISSDVDADNPGTLIKVDVINKTCLTWCEENCFPSEPIFVPSPNAIEEDDGVVLASMIWGGLNENKVGLLVLCAKTMNELGRCMFHTNGPVPKCLHGWYAKDLL; encoded by the exons atGGATTTTCTCATCGTCTCCATGCTGGTGGCTATTGTGACAGTGGTCTTGAAGCTAAGAACAACATATTTGTTGTTTCAAAGAAAGCCACGCATAAag GTTAAATACGATCCCAAACAACATGACCCCCAGGCAAATGTCATCGATGGCTCTGGTCGCTGCTATCCCAATTGTGATTCCACTGTTTGGCTTAGATCCTGCGAAAAGGAAATCACTGAGCCTTTGGAGGGTCATGTCATAGGCACCATCCCTGTTTGGCTAAATGGCAGTCTGCTGCGTAATGGTCCTGGCAGCTGGAAAGTGGGTGATATGACTTTTCAACATTTATTCGATTGTTCGGCTTTGCTGCATCGCTTTGCCATTCATAATGGCAGTGTTacatatcaaaatcgttttgtgCAAACCGAGACGTTGAAAAAGAATAATGCGGCACAGCGTATTGTGGTCACAGAATTTGGAACTGCAGCTGTGCCAGATCCTTGTCATTCAATATTTGATAG AGTTTCGGCCATGTTTCGCCCCGAAAGCGCCAGTGATAACAGCATGATTTCCATATATCCCATTGGTGATGAGCTATACACATTTGCTGAAACTCCTTTTGTGCATCG AATAAATCCCCGCACCTTGGCCACCGAAGCTCGTATCTGCGTTAGTGACTACACCGGTGTTATTCATCACACCTCACATCCGCATGTACTCTCGAATGGCACTGTCTACAATTTGGGCTTGGGTTCAACAAAATCAGGACCAGTTTATCAAATCATATGCTTTCCTCATGGTGAGGATATGTTCGAGAATGCATATGTTAAGGCTCAAATACCTTGTCGTTGGAAACTCAATCCCGGGTATATGCATACCTTTGGCCTAACCGAGAACTATTTTGTGATAGTGGAGCAACCCTTGTCCGTCTCCTTGTCCGAGTACATAAAGACACAAGTTTTCAATCAAAATATGTCGGCTTGTTTGAAATGGTTTGATGATAAGCCATGCTATTTCTATTTAGTCGATCGCCAGACAGGCGAATTGGCCCATAAATTCCAATCGAATACCTTTTTCTATATGCACATCATCAATCAGTATGAGCAAGATGATCATGTGGTCATCGACATTTGTTGCTATAAAAATCCCGAGATGATTAATAGCATGTATTTGGAATCCATTATGAATATGCAATCCAATCCTAATTATGCTGCTGAATTTAGAGGACGCCCTTTAAGATTTGTATTGCCTTTAACAACTCTTCAAAATGAAAATGGATATCTAGGACGAAGACAGCGTTTAATGAAATCCATGACTTTGTCGGCTATAAGTGCTCGTTTGCAACAACCCAAATTGAAACGTTCCCAGTCCGATTATGAGGATGTCACCTTTATAGAGAATAACACAAATGCCACCACAGATGATTTCAATTTTACAGCCAAAAATGACAAATACAAACCATTTGCCAATTTAGTCACCCTAGGAAACACCAAGGCTGAAGCATATCAATTGGGAGGTGGGCCGATTTTTGTACACCCAGAATTGTTGTGTGATTTGGGCTGTGAGACACCGCGTATAAATTATGATCGCTATTTAG ccaaacccTACCAATACTTTTATGCCATCAGCTCAGATGTGGATGCTGATAATCCTGGAACG cTTATCAAAGTTGATGTCATCAATAAAACCTGCTTGACATGGTGTGAAGAAAATTGCTTTCCCAGTGAACCGATCTTTGTGCCTTCACCAAATGCTATCGAGGAAGATGATGGTGTGGTTCTAGCCTCCATGATCTGGGGTGGTCTCAATGAGAACAAAGTTGGCCTACTGGTATTGTGTGCCAAAACCATGAATGAATTAGGACGTTGTATGTTTCATACAAATGGACCAGTGCCAAAATGTTTGCATGGATGGTATGCAAAGGATCTTCTGTAG
- the LOC106095816 gene encoding carotenoid isomerooxygenase isoform X3: MDFLIVSMLVKYDPKQHDPQANVIDGSGRCYPNCDSTVWLRSCEKEITEPLEGHVIGTIPVWLNGSLLRNGPGSWKVGDMTFQHLFDCSALLHRFAIHNGSVTYQNRFVQTETLKKNNAAQRIVVTEFGTAAVPDPCHSIFDRVSAMFRPESASDNSMISIYPIGDELYTFAETPFVHRINPRTLATEARICVSDYTGVIHHTSHPHVLSNGTVYNLGLGSTKSGPVYQIICFPHGEDMFENAYVKAQIPCRWKLNPGYMHTFGLTENYFVIVEQPLSVSLSEYIKTQVFNQNMSACLKWFDDKPCYFYLVDRQTGELAHKFQSNTFFYMHIINQYEQDDHVVIDICCYKNPEMINSMYLESIMNMQSNPNYAAEFRGRPLRFVLPLTTLQNENGYLGRRQRLMKSMTLSAISARLQQPKLKRSQSDYEDVTFIENNTNATTDDFNFTAKNDKYKPFANLVTLGNTKAEAYQLGGGPIFVHPELLCDLGCETPRINYDRYLAKPYQYFYAISSDVDADNPGTLIKVDVINKTCLTWCEENCFPSEPIFVPSPNAIEEDDGVVLASMIWGGLNENKVGLLVLCAKTMNELGRCMFHTNGPVPKCLHGWYAKDLL, translated from the exons atGGATTTTCTCATCGTCTCCATGCTG GTTAAATACGATCCCAAACAACATGACCCCCAGGCAAATGTCATCGATGGCTCTGGTCGCTGCTATCCCAATTGTGATTCCACTGTTTGGCTTAGATCCTGCGAAAAGGAAATCACTGAGCCTTTGGAGGGTCATGTCATAGGCACCATCCCTGTTTGGCTAAATGGCAGTCTGCTGCGTAATGGTCCTGGCAGCTGGAAAGTGGGTGATATGACTTTTCAACATTTATTCGATTGTTCGGCTTTGCTGCATCGCTTTGCCATTCATAATGGCAGTGTTacatatcaaaatcgttttgtgCAAACCGAGACGTTGAAAAAGAATAATGCGGCACAGCGTATTGTGGTCACAGAATTTGGAACTGCAGCTGTGCCAGATCCTTGTCATTCAATATTTGATAG AGTTTCGGCCATGTTTCGCCCCGAAAGCGCCAGTGATAACAGCATGATTTCCATATATCCCATTGGTGATGAGCTATACACATTTGCTGAAACTCCTTTTGTGCATCG AATAAATCCCCGCACCTTGGCCACCGAAGCTCGTATCTGCGTTAGTGACTACACCGGTGTTATTCATCACACCTCACATCCGCATGTACTCTCGAATGGCACTGTCTACAATTTGGGCTTGGGTTCAACAAAATCAGGACCAGTTTATCAAATCATATGCTTTCCTCATGGTGAGGATATGTTCGAGAATGCATATGTTAAGGCTCAAATACCTTGTCGTTGGAAACTCAATCCCGGGTATATGCATACCTTTGGCCTAACCGAGAACTATTTTGTGATAGTGGAGCAACCCTTGTCCGTCTCCTTGTCCGAGTACATAAAGACACAAGTTTTCAATCAAAATATGTCGGCTTGTTTGAAATGGTTTGATGATAAGCCATGCTATTTCTATTTAGTCGATCGCCAGACAGGCGAATTGGCCCATAAATTCCAATCGAATACCTTTTTCTATATGCACATCATCAATCAGTATGAGCAAGATGATCATGTGGTCATCGACATTTGTTGCTATAAAAATCCCGAGATGATTAATAGCATGTATTTGGAATCCATTATGAATATGCAATCCAATCCTAATTATGCTGCTGAATTTAGAGGACGCCCTTTAAGATTTGTATTGCCTTTAACAACTCTTCAAAATGAAAATGGATATCTAGGACGAAGACAGCGTTTAATGAAATCCATGACTTTGTCGGCTATAAGTGCTCGTTTGCAACAACCCAAATTGAAACGTTCCCAGTCCGATTATGAGGATGTCACCTTTATAGAGAATAACACAAATGCCACCACAGATGATTTCAATTTTACAGCCAAAAATGACAAATACAAACCATTTGCCAATTTAGTCACCCTAGGAAACACCAAGGCTGAAGCATATCAATTGGGAGGTGGGCCGATTTTTGTACACCCAGAATTGTTGTGTGATTTGGGCTGTGAGACACCGCGTATAAATTATGATCGCTATTTAG ccaaacccTACCAATACTTTTATGCCATCAGCTCAGATGTGGATGCTGATAATCCTGGAACG cTTATCAAAGTTGATGTCATCAATAAAACCTGCTTGACATGGTGTGAAGAAAATTGCTTTCCCAGTGAACCGATCTTTGTGCCTTCACCAAATGCTATCGAGGAAGATGATGGTGTGGTTCTAGCCTCCATGATCTGGGGTGGTCTCAATGAGAACAAAGTTGGCCTACTGGTATTGTGTGCCAAAACCATGAATGAATTAGGACGTTGTATGTTTCATACAAATGGACCAGTGCCAAAATGTTTGCATGGATGGTATGCAAAGGATCTTCTGTAG
- the LOC106095816 gene encoding carotenoid isomerooxygenase isoform X2: MADGVLKGFVRDIFAVKYDPKQHDPQANVIDGSGRCYPNCDSTVWLRSCEKEITEPLEGHVIGTIPVWLNGSLLRNGPGSWKVGDMTFQHLFDCSALLHRFAIHNGSVTYQNRFVQTETLKKNNAAQRIVVTEFGTAAVPDPCHSIFDRVSAMFRPESASDNSMISIYPIGDELYTFAETPFVHRINPRTLATEARICVSDYTGVIHHTSHPHVLSNGTVYNLGLGSTKSGPVYQIICFPHGEDMFENAYVKAQIPCRWKLNPGYMHTFGLTENYFVIVEQPLSVSLSEYIKTQVFNQNMSACLKWFDDKPCYFYLVDRQTGELAHKFQSNTFFYMHIINQYEQDDHVVIDICCYKNPEMINSMYLESIMNMQSNPNYAAEFRGRPLRFVLPLTTLQNENGYLGRRQRLMKSMTLSAISARLQQPKLKRSQSDYEDVTFIENNTNATTDDFNFTAKNDKYKPFANLVTLGNTKAEAYQLGGGPIFVHPELLCDLGCETPRINYDRYLAKPYQYFYAISSDVDADNPGTLIKVDVINKTCLTWCEENCFPSEPIFVPSPNAIEEDDGVVLASMIWGGLNENKVGLLVLCAKTMNELGRCMFHTNGPVPKCLHGWYAKDLL; the protein is encoded by the exons GTTAAATACGATCCCAAACAACATGACCCCCAGGCAAATGTCATCGATGGCTCTGGTCGCTGCTATCCCAATTGTGATTCCACTGTTTGGCTTAGATCCTGCGAAAAGGAAATCACTGAGCCTTTGGAGGGTCATGTCATAGGCACCATCCCTGTTTGGCTAAATGGCAGTCTGCTGCGTAATGGTCCTGGCAGCTGGAAAGTGGGTGATATGACTTTTCAACATTTATTCGATTGTTCGGCTTTGCTGCATCGCTTTGCCATTCATAATGGCAGTGTTacatatcaaaatcgttttgtgCAAACCGAGACGTTGAAAAAGAATAATGCGGCACAGCGTATTGTGGTCACAGAATTTGGAACTGCAGCTGTGCCAGATCCTTGTCATTCAATATTTGATAG AGTTTCGGCCATGTTTCGCCCCGAAAGCGCCAGTGATAACAGCATGATTTCCATATATCCCATTGGTGATGAGCTATACACATTTGCTGAAACTCCTTTTGTGCATCG AATAAATCCCCGCACCTTGGCCACCGAAGCTCGTATCTGCGTTAGTGACTACACCGGTGTTATTCATCACACCTCACATCCGCATGTACTCTCGAATGGCACTGTCTACAATTTGGGCTTGGGTTCAACAAAATCAGGACCAGTTTATCAAATCATATGCTTTCCTCATGGTGAGGATATGTTCGAGAATGCATATGTTAAGGCTCAAATACCTTGTCGTTGGAAACTCAATCCCGGGTATATGCATACCTTTGGCCTAACCGAGAACTATTTTGTGATAGTGGAGCAACCCTTGTCCGTCTCCTTGTCCGAGTACATAAAGACACAAGTTTTCAATCAAAATATGTCGGCTTGTTTGAAATGGTTTGATGATAAGCCATGCTATTTCTATTTAGTCGATCGCCAGACAGGCGAATTGGCCCATAAATTCCAATCGAATACCTTTTTCTATATGCACATCATCAATCAGTATGAGCAAGATGATCATGTGGTCATCGACATTTGTTGCTATAAAAATCCCGAGATGATTAATAGCATGTATTTGGAATCCATTATGAATATGCAATCCAATCCTAATTATGCTGCTGAATTTAGAGGACGCCCTTTAAGATTTGTATTGCCTTTAACAACTCTTCAAAATGAAAATGGATATCTAGGACGAAGACAGCGTTTAATGAAATCCATGACTTTGTCGGCTATAAGTGCTCGTTTGCAACAACCCAAATTGAAACGTTCCCAGTCCGATTATGAGGATGTCACCTTTATAGAGAATAACACAAATGCCACCACAGATGATTTCAATTTTACAGCCAAAAATGACAAATACAAACCATTTGCCAATTTAGTCACCCTAGGAAACACCAAGGCTGAAGCATATCAATTGGGAGGTGGGCCGATTTTTGTACACCCAGAATTGTTGTGTGATTTGGGCTGTGAGACACCGCGTATAAATTATGATCGCTATTTAG ccaaacccTACCAATACTTTTATGCCATCAGCTCAGATGTGGATGCTGATAATCCTGGAACG cTTATCAAAGTTGATGTCATCAATAAAACCTGCTTGACATGGTGTGAAGAAAATTGCTTTCCCAGTGAACCGATCTTTGTGCCTTCACCAAATGCTATCGAGGAAGATGATGGTGTGGTTCTAGCCTCCATGATCTGGGGTGGTCTCAATGAGAACAAAGTTGGCCTACTGGTATTGTGTGCCAAAACCATGAATGAATTAGGACGTTGTATGTTTCATACAAATGGACCAGTGCCAAAATGTTTGCATGGATGGTATGCAAAGGATCTTCTGTAG
- the LOC106095808 gene encoding adenosine deaminase 2 isoform X3 — translation MEAERASSLGGNVWLSSAEEKANSILMNAKKEEINEGLKDPTKYPPSMHFFQGKQFLRQSEVFRIIQKMPKGALLHAHNKGMVSSKWVIGNLTNLYNLYTCRDVSGLLIFTYDQAQCHSEITNVCLERVNAEDKRVYEKRLEKHISMYTMHPESMITDTRKIWKRFENIFVSMDQMFKYQPAFCNYHKRLLEELCEDNIIYAEIRASLSPLYGDNNRTFNSLEVATELEKIVESFKVKHPDFLGLKIIYAKRNKGTVDEMAQRIMTFKQLHNAKPNFIIGFDLIGNEDTGDPLQKFANELTDLPPTANFFFHAGETNWYGKSDWNMMDALLLNTKRIGHGFALPKHPQLWSTIKKRNIAIEVNPLSNQVLGYIWDLRNHPASFLIAENFPIIISSDDPGLWNAKGLSYDFYYAFMAFAPAEADLRFLKQLALNSIKYSILTSEERRKINRIFQKKWEEFIYNVINMKF, via the exons ATGGAAGCTGAGCGTGCTTCTTCCCTAGGAGGCAATGTTTGGTTATCCTCAGCAGAGGAGAAAGCCAATAGCATACTAATGAATGCAAAGAAGGAAGAG ATTAACGAAGGCCTCAAAGATCCCACCAAATATCCACCCTCAATGCATTTCTTTCAAGGCAAACAATTTCTGCGGCAAAGTGAGGTATTCCGTATCATACAAAAAATGCCCAAAGGTGCTTTGCTGCATGCCCACAACAAGGGTATGGTCTCCTCGAAATGGGTCATAGGAAATCTAACGAATCTCTATAATTTGTACACCTGTCGAGATGTTAGTGGGTTATTGATATTCACCTATGATCAGGCTCAGTGTCATAGTGAAATAACCAATGTGTGCCTGGAACGAGTCAATGCTGAGGATAAACGTGTCTATGAGAAGCGTTTGGAAAAACACATCAGTATGTACACCATGCATCCGGAAT CTATGATCACCGATACCCGTAAAATATGGAAACGTTTTGAGAATATTTTCGTGTCCATGGATCAAATGTTTAAATATCAGCCTGCCTTTTGTAACTATCACAAACGTTTATTGGAGGAACTGTGTGAGGATAATATCATCTACGCTGAAATTAGGGCATCCCTTTCGCCG CTATATGGAGACAATAATCGCACCTTTAATTCATTGGAAGTAGCAACGGAATTAGAGAAAATTGTTGAAAGTTTCAAGGTAAAGCATCCAGACTTTTTAGGCCTGAAAATCATTTATGCCAAGCGTAATAAAGGTACAGTGGATGAAATGGCTCAGCGTATAATGACTTTCAAGCAATTACA CAATGCTAAGCCAAATTTCATTATTGGCTTCGATTTAATAGGCAATGAGGACACAGGAGATCCTTTacaaaaatttgccaatgaattAACGGATTTGCCGCCAACAGCGAATTTCTTTTTTCATGCAGGAGAGACAA ATTGGTATGGcaaatccgattggaatatGATGGATGCTTTGCTGTTGAATACAAAACGTATTGGCCATGGTTTTGCTTTGCCCAAACATCCGCAATTATGGTCCACCATTAAGAAGCGTAACATAGCCATCGAAGTCAATCCCTTGTCAAATCAAGTTTTGGGCTATATCTGGGATTTAAGAAATCATCCTGCCTCGTTTTTGATAGCTGAGAATTTTCCCATTATTATTTCTTCCGATGATCCTGGACTGTGGAATGCTAAGGGTTTAAGCTATGATTTTTATTATGCCTTTATGGCCTTTGCTCCTGCAGAAGCTGATTTGAGATTTCTAAAACAATTAGCTTTGAATTCTATAAA ataCTCCATTTTAACTTCGGAGGAGCGACGTAAAATCAATCGCATTTTCCAAAAGAAATGGGAAgaattcatctataatgtcattaatatgaaattttaa
- the LOC106095808 gene encoding adenosine deaminase 2 isoform X2 produces MAQLAECMKMMLILSVLMLMNSVYAMELSYDALRAKIMEAERASSLGGNVWLSSAEEKANSILMNAKKEEINEGLKDPTKYPPSMHFFQGKQFLRQSEVFRIIQKMPKGALLHAHNKGMVSSKWVIGNLTNLYNLYTCRDVSGLLIFTYDQAQCHSEITNVCLERVNAEDKRVYEKRLEKHISMYTMHPESMITDTRKIWKRFENIFVSMDQMFKYQPAFCNYHKRLLEELCEDNIIYAEIRASLSPLYGDNNRTFNSLEVATELEKIVESFKVKHPDFLGLKIIYAKRNKGTVDEMAQRIMTFKQLHNAKPNFIIGFDLIGNEDTGDPLQKFANELTDLPPTANFFFHAGETNWYGKSDWNMMDALLLNTKRIGHGFALPKHPQLWSTIKKRNIAIEVNPLSNQVLGYIWDLRNHPASFLIAENFPIIISSDDPGLWNAKGLSYDFYYAFMAFAPAEADLRFLKQLALNSIKYSILTSEERRKINRIFQKKWEEFIYNVINMKF; encoded by the exons CTTATGATGCTCTTCGAGCCAAGATAATGGAAGCTGAGCGTGCTTCTTCCCTAGGAGGCAATGTTTGGTTATCCTCAGCAGAGGAGAAAGCCAATAGCATACTAATGAATGCAAAGAAGGAAGAG ATTAACGAAGGCCTCAAAGATCCCACCAAATATCCACCCTCAATGCATTTCTTTCAAGGCAAACAATTTCTGCGGCAAAGTGAGGTATTCCGTATCATACAAAAAATGCCCAAAGGTGCTTTGCTGCATGCCCACAACAAGGGTATGGTCTCCTCGAAATGGGTCATAGGAAATCTAACGAATCTCTATAATTTGTACACCTGTCGAGATGTTAGTGGGTTATTGATATTCACCTATGATCAGGCTCAGTGTCATAGTGAAATAACCAATGTGTGCCTGGAACGAGTCAATGCTGAGGATAAACGTGTCTATGAGAAGCGTTTGGAAAAACACATCAGTATGTACACCATGCATCCGGAAT CTATGATCACCGATACCCGTAAAATATGGAAACGTTTTGAGAATATTTTCGTGTCCATGGATCAAATGTTTAAATATCAGCCTGCCTTTTGTAACTATCACAAACGTTTATTGGAGGAACTGTGTGAGGATAATATCATCTACGCTGAAATTAGGGCATCCCTTTCGCCG CTATATGGAGACAATAATCGCACCTTTAATTCATTGGAAGTAGCAACGGAATTAGAGAAAATTGTTGAAAGTTTCAAGGTAAAGCATCCAGACTTTTTAGGCCTGAAAATCATTTATGCCAAGCGTAATAAAGGTACAGTGGATGAAATGGCTCAGCGTATAATGACTTTCAAGCAATTACA CAATGCTAAGCCAAATTTCATTATTGGCTTCGATTTAATAGGCAATGAGGACACAGGAGATCCTTTacaaaaatttgccaatgaattAACGGATTTGCCGCCAACAGCGAATTTCTTTTTTCATGCAGGAGAGACAA ATTGGTATGGcaaatccgattggaatatGATGGATGCTTTGCTGTTGAATACAAAACGTATTGGCCATGGTTTTGCTTTGCCCAAACATCCGCAATTATGGTCCACCATTAAGAAGCGTAACATAGCCATCGAAGTCAATCCCTTGTCAAATCAAGTTTTGGGCTATATCTGGGATTTAAGAAATCATCCTGCCTCGTTTTTGATAGCTGAGAATTTTCCCATTATTATTTCTTCCGATGATCCTGGACTGTGGAATGCTAAGGGTTTAAGCTATGATTTTTATTATGCCTTTATGGCCTTTGCTCCTGCAGAAGCTGATTTGAGATTTCTAAAACAATTAGCTTTGAATTCTATAAA ataCTCCATTTTAACTTCGGAGGAGCGACGTAAAATCAATCGCATTTTCCAAAAGAAATGGGAAgaattcatctataatgtcattaatatgaaattttaa
- the LOC106095808 gene encoding adenosine deaminase 2 isoform X1, translating to MAQLAECMKMMLILSVLMLMNSVYAMELSNFTIRVIYDNLPTAYDALRAKIMEAERASSLGGNVWLSSAEEKANSILMNAKKEEINEGLKDPTKYPPSMHFFQGKQFLRQSEVFRIIQKMPKGALLHAHNKGMVSSKWVIGNLTNLYNLYTCRDVSGLLIFTYDQAQCHSEITNVCLERVNAEDKRVYEKRLEKHISMYTMHPESMITDTRKIWKRFENIFVSMDQMFKYQPAFCNYHKRLLEELCEDNIIYAEIRASLSPLYGDNNRTFNSLEVATELEKIVESFKVKHPDFLGLKIIYAKRNKGTVDEMAQRIMTFKQLHNAKPNFIIGFDLIGNEDTGDPLQKFANELTDLPPTANFFFHAGETNWYGKSDWNMMDALLLNTKRIGHGFALPKHPQLWSTIKKRNIAIEVNPLSNQVLGYIWDLRNHPASFLIAENFPIIISSDDPGLWNAKGLSYDFYYAFMAFAPAEADLRFLKQLALNSIKYSILTSEERRKINRIFQKKWEEFIYNVINMKF from the exons CTTATGATGCTCTTCGAGCCAAGATAATGGAAGCTGAGCGTGCTTCTTCCCTAGGAGGCAATGTTTGGTTATCCTCAGCAGAGGAGAAAGCCAATAGCATACTAATGAATGCAAAGAAGGAAGAG ATTAACGAAGGCCTCAAAGATCCCACCAAATATCCACCCTCAATGCATTTCTTTCAAGGCAAACAATTTCTGCGGCAAAGTGAGGTATTCCGTATCATACAAAAAATGCCCAAAGGTGCTTTGCTGCATGCCCACAACAAGGGTATGGTCTCCTCGAAATGGGTCATAGGAAATCTAACGAATCTCTATAATTTGTACACCTGTCGAGATGTTAGTGGGTTATTGATATTCACCTATGATCAGGCTCAGTGTCATAGTGAAATAACCAATGTGTGCCTGGAACGAGTCAATGCTGAGGATAAACGTGTCTATGAGAAGCGTTTGGAAAAACACATCAGTATGTACACCATGCATCCGGAAT CTATGATCACCGATACCCGTAAAATATGGAAACGTTTTGAGAATATTTTCGTGTCCATGGATCAAATGTTTAAATATCAGCCTGCCTTTTGTAACTATCACAAACGTTTATTGGAGGAACTGTGTGAGGATAATATCATCTACGCTGAAATTAGGGCATCCCTTTCGCCG CTATATGGAGACAATAATCGCACCTTTAATTCATTGGAAGTAGCAACGGAATTAGAGAAAATTGTTGAAAGTTTCAAGGTAAAGCATCCAGACTTTTTAGGCCTGAAAATCATTTATGCCAAGCGTAATAAAGGTACAGTGGATGAAATGGCTCAGCGTATAATGACTTTCAAGCAATTACA CAATGCTAAGCCAAATTTCATTATTGGCTTCGATTTAATAGGCAATGAGGACACAGGAGATCCTTTacaaaaatttgccaatgaattAACGGATTTGCCGCCAACAGCGAATTTCTTTTTTCATGCAGGAGAGACAA ATTGGTATGGcaaatccgattggaatatGATGGATGCTTTGCTGTTGAATACAAAACGTATTGGCCATGGTTTTGCTTTGCCCAAACATCCGCAATTATGGTCCACCATTAAGAAGCGTAACATAGCCATCGAAGTCAATCCCTTGTCAAATCAAGTTTTGGGCTATATCTGGGATTTAAGAAATCATCCTGCCTCGTTTTTGATAGCTGAGAATTTTCCCATTATTATTTCTTCCGATGATCCTGGACTGTGGAATGCTAAGGGTTTAAGCTATGATTTTTATTATGCCTTTATGGCCTTTGCTCCTGCAGAAGCTGATTTGAGATTTCTAAAACAATTAGCTTTGAATTCTATAAA ataCTCCATTTTAACTTCGGAGGAGCGACGTAAAATCAATCGCATTTTCCAAAAGAAATGGGAAgaattcatctataatgtcattaatatgaaattttaa